One Mycobacteroides abscessus ATCC 19977 genomic window carries:
- a CDS encoding TspO/MBR family protein → MTDRVSPRLPNDIPALGISLAAAAVAAGVGGLASANAAAQYGVLAQPSWAPPAWVFGPVWTVLYVLMGVAAWLVWRTRPPVPASALTAYGIQLVLNALWTPLFFGLGWRGAALAEIAVLWIALLVTIALFWVRSRAAAVLLLPYLVWTTFAACLNFAVWQLNTAAV, encoded by the coding sequence ATGACGGATCGAGTATCGCCACGACTCCCTAATGACATCCCCGCGCTGGGCATCTCTTTGGCGGCCGCCGCGGTAGCGGCGGGGGTGGGAGGGTTAGCGTCCGCGAACGCGGCGGCACAGTACGGCGTGCTCGCGCAGCCGTCCTGGGCGCCGCCCGCCTGGGTGTTCGGCCCGGTGTGGACGGTGCTGTACGTGCTGATGGGTGTCGCGGCCTGGTTGGTGTGGCGCACGCGTCCGCCGGTACCCGCCAGTGCGCTGACCGCCTACGGGATACAGCTGGTGCTGAACGCGCTGTGGACACCGCTGTTCTTTGGTCTCGGTTGGCGTGGTGCCGCGCTGGCGGAGATCGCCGTTCTGTGGATCGCCTTGCTGGTGACGATCGCGCTGTTCTGGGTTCGTAGTCGAGCCGCGGCTGTGCTGTTGTTGCCCTATCTGGTGTGGACTACGTTCGCCGCGTGCTTGAACTTCGCGGTCTGGCAACTCAATACCGCGGCCGTCTGA